Proteins encoded in a region of the Sparus aurata chromosome 6, fSpaAur1.1, whole genome shotgun sequence genome:
- the im:7151449 gene encoding complement decay-accelerating factor isoform X3, producing MEVLLDTCGRLRVRPLLLMYLFVLKAAADCPKPHGGENIVLSNAALLMNQFPEGLDVTLECANGYVKESGSGVTTCADTKWTEPDLVCKKKDCGTPKLLPHMIFDSSQGTLFGATIRITCETGYQVTGNSYKQCFATGWTGRAKCELVTCDIPAEVANGKRLWESADYPSYGQVIQYTCDDGYTLFGNDTLVCNDIGEYDSEPPECKKKITTTVVTSTPTPPAQEASTPTDSPATTTAHRVKANTASASSAVSPSLPGVRHSLPAEDKATTASETSTTSFQDMRDDAVDTSRDIGYIPVIVSVVCVLVVACIVVVFIHKFLLRRKGFANGTSPI from the exons ATGGAAGTTCTACTGGACACCTGTGGACGGCTACGAGTCAGACCTCTGCTGTTAATGTACCTCTTTGTCCTGAAGGCAGCAG ctGACTGTCCCAAACCTCACGGAGGAGAAAACATCGTCCTATCCAATGCAGCACTTCTTATGAACCAGTTTCCGGAAGGTTTGGATGTGACGTTAGAGTGCGCCAACGGATATGTTAAAGAAAGTGGCTCTGGGGTCACGACCTGCGCTGATACTAAGTGGACTGAGCCAGATCTCGTATGCAAAA AGAAGGACTGTGGGACTCCTAAATTGCTGCCGCATATGATCTTTGATTCCAGTCAGGGTACCCTGTTTGGTGCTACAATAAGGATAACATGTGAAACGGG GTACCAGGTTACTGGGAACAGCTACAAACAGTGCTTCGCAACAGGGTGGACCGGAAGAGCAAAGTGTGAAC TTGTAACATGCGATATACCTGCCGAAGTGGCCAACGGCAAACGCTTATGGGAGTCAGCAGACTACCCCTCATATGGACAAGTCATACAATACACCTGTGATGACGGATACACCCTCTTTGGGAACGATACACTTGTGTGCAACGACATTGGTGAATACGATTCTGAGCCTCCTGAATGCAAAA AAAAAATTACAACAACAGTGGTCACGTCAACACCTACACCTCCAGCACAAG AGGCGTCCACTCCCACAGATTCACCTGCCACGACCACAGCTCACAGAGTTAAAGCTAACACAGCGAGTGCATCATCAGCTGTGTCACCTTCACTACCAG GTGTTAGACACTCTTTGCCGGCTGAGGATAAAGCTACTACAGCCAGtgaaacatcaacaacatcatTTCAAG ACATGCGTGATGATGCTGTCGATACCAGCAGGGATATTG GATATATACCTGTTATAGTCAGTGTTGTGTGCGTTTTAGTAG TTGCTTGTATAGTTGTTGTGTTTATACACAAGTTCCTTCTGAGGAGAAAAGG CTTTGCAAATGGAACCAGTCCGATCTGA
- the im:7151449 gene encoding complement decay-accelerating factor isoform X6, with protein MEVLLDTCGRLRVRPLLLMYLFVLKAAADCPKPHGGENIVLSNAALLMNQFPEGLDVTLECANGYVKESGSGVTTCADTKWTEPDLVCKKKDCGTPKLLPHMIFDSSQGTLFGATIRITCETGYQVTGNSYKQCFATGWTGRAKCELVTCDIPAEVANGKRLWESADYPSYGQVIQYTCDDGYTLFGNDTLVCNDIGEYDSEPPECKSVRHSLPAEDKATTASETSTTSFQDMRDDAVDTSRDIGYIPVIVSVVCVLVVACIVVVFIHKFLLRRKGFANGTSPI; from the exons ATGGAAGTTCTACTGGACACCTGTGGACGGCTACGAGTCAGACCTCTGCTGTTAATGTACCTCTTTGTCCTGAAGGCAGCAG ctGACTGTCCCAAACCTCACGGAGGAGAAAACATCGTCCTATCCAATGCAGCACTTCTTATGAACCAGTTTCCGGAAGGTTTGGATGTGACGTTAGAGTGCGCCAACGGATATGTTAAAGAAAGTGGCTCTGGGGTCACGACCTGCGCTGATACTAAGTGGACTGAGCCAGATCTCGTATGCAAAA AGAAGGACTGTGGGACTCCTAAATTGCTGCCGCATATGATCTTTGATTCCAGTCAGGGTACCCTGTTTGGTGCTACAATAAGGATAACATGTGAAACGGG GTACCAGGTTACTGGGAACAGCTACAAACAGTGCTTCGCAACAGGGTGGACCGGAAGAGCAAAGTGTGAAC TTGTAACATGCGATATACCTGCCGAAGTGGCCAACGGCAAACGCTTATGGGAGTCAGCAGACTACCCCTCATATGGACAAGTCATACAATACACCTGTGATGACGGATACACCCTCTTTGGGAACGATACACTTGTGTGCAACGACATTGGTGAATACGATTCTGAGCCTCCTGAATGCAAAA GTGTTAGACACTCTTTGCCGGCTGAGGATAAAGCTACTACAGCCAGtgaaacatcaacaacatcatTTCAAG ACATGCGTGATGATGCTGTCGATACCAGCAGGGATATTG GATATATACCTGTTATAGTCAGTGTTGTGTGCGTTTTAGTAG TTGCTTGTATAGTTGTTGTGTTTATACACAAGTTCCTTCTGAGGAGAAAAGG CTTTGCAAATGGAACCAGTCCGATCTGA
- the im:7151449 gene encoding complement decay-accelerating factor transmembrane isoform isoform X7, which produces MEVLLDTCGRLRVRPLLLMYLFVLKAAADCPKPHGGENIVLSNAALLMNQFPEGLDVTLECANGYVKESGSGVTTCADTKWTEPDLVCKKKDCGTPKLLPHMIFDSSQGTLFGATIRITCETGYQVTGNSYKQCFATGWTGRAKCELVTCDIPAEVANGKRLWESADYPSYGQVIQYTCDDGYTLFGNDTLVCNDIGEYDSEPPECKNMRDDAVDTSRDIGYIPVIVSVVCVLVVACIVVVFIHKFLLRRKGSYDTGEDLKPELLQFQNL; this is translated from the exons ATGGAAGTTCTACTGGACACCTGTGGACGGCTACGAGTCAGACCTCTGCTGTTAATGTACCTCTTTGTCCTGAAGGCAGCAG ctGACTGTCCCAAACCTCACGGAGGAGAAAACATCGTCCTATCCAATGCAGCACTTCTTATGAACCAGTTTCCGGAAGGTTTGGATGTGACGTTAGAGTGCGCCAACGGATATGTTAAAGAAAGTGGCTCTGGGGTCACGACCTGCGCTGATACTAAGTGGACTGAGCCAGATCTCGTATGCAAAA AGAAGGACTGTGGGACTCCTAAATTGCTGCCGCATATGATCTTTGATTCCAGTCAGGGTACCCTGTTTGGTGCTACAATAAGGATAACATGTGAAACGGG GTACCAGGTTACTGGGAACAGCTACAAACAGTGCTTCGCAACAGGGTGGACCGGAAGAGCAAAGTGTGAAC TTGTAACATGCGATATACCTGCCGAAGTGGCCAACGGCAAACGCTTATGGGAGTCAGCAGACTACCCCTCATATGGACAAGTCATACAATACACCTGTGATGACGGATACACCCTCTTTGGGAACGATACACTTGTGTGCAACGACATTGGTGAATACGATTCTGAGCCTCCTGAATGCAAAA ACATGCGTGATGATGCTGTCGATACCAGCAGGGATATTG GATATATACCTGTTATAGTCAGTGTTGTGTGCGTTTTAGTAG TTGCTTGTATAGTTGTTGTGTTTATACACAAGTTCCTTCTGAGGAGAAAAGG CTCATATGACACCGGAGAAGACCTGAAGCCGGAGTTATTACAGTTCCAAAATCTTTAG
- the im:7151449 gene encoding complement decay-accelerating factor isoform X5: protein MEVLLDTCGRLRVRPLLLMYLFVLKAAADCPKPHGGENIVLSNAALLMNQFPEGLDVTLECANGYVKESGSGVTTCADTKWTEPDLVCKKKDCGTPKLLPHMIFDSSQGTLFGATIRITCETGYQVTGNSYKQCFATGWTGRAKCELVTCDIPAEVANGKRLWESADYPSYGQVIQYTCDDGYTLFGNDTLVCNDIGEYDSEPPECKSVRHSLPAEDKATTASETSTTSFQDMRDDAVDTSRDIGYIPVIVSVVCVLVVACIVVVFIHKFLLRRKGSYDTGEDLKPELLQFQNL from the exons ATGGAAGTTCTACTGGACACCTGTGGACGGCTACGAGTCAGACCTCTGCTGTTAATGTACCTCTTTGTCCTGAAGGCAGCAG ctGACTGTCCCAAACCTCACGGAGGAGAAAACATCGTCCTATCCAATGCAGCACTTCTTATGAACCAGTTTCCGGAAGGTTTGGATGTGACGTTAGAGTGCGCCAACGGATATGTTAAAGAAAGTGGCTCTGGGGTCACGACCTGCGCTGATACTAAGTGGACTGAGCCAGATCTCGTATGCAAAA AGAAGGACTGTGGGACTCCTAAATTGCTGCCGCATATGATCTTTGATTCCAGTCAGGGTACCCTGTTTGGTGCTACAATAAGGATAACATGTGAAACGGG GTACCAGGTTACTGGGAACAGCTACAAACAGTGCTTCGCAACAGGGTGGACCGGAAGAGCAAAGTGTGAAC TTGTAACATGCGATATACCTGCCGAAGTGGCCAACGGCAAACGCTTATGGGAGTCAGCAGACTACCCCTCATATGGACAAGTCATACAATACACCTGTGATGACGGATACACCCTCTTTGGGAACGATACACTTGTGTGCAACGACATTGGTGAATACGATTCTGAGCCTCCTGAATGCAAAA GTGTTAGACACTCTTTGCCGGCTGAGGATAAAGCTACTACAGCCAGtgaaacatcaacaacatcatTTCAAG ACATGCGTGATGATGCTGTCGATACCAGCAGGGATATTG GATATATACCTGTTATAGTCAGTGTTGTGTGCGTTTTAGTAG TTGCTTGTATAGTTGTTGTGTTTATACACAAGTTCCTTCTGAGGAGAAAAGG CTCATATGACACCGGAGAAGACCTGAAGCCGGAGTTATTACAGTTCCAAAATCTTTAG
- the im:7151449 gene encoding complement decay-accelerating factor isoform X2 encodes MEVLLDTCGRLRVRPLLLMYLFVLKAAADCPKPHGGENIVLSNAALLMNQFPEGLDVTLECANGYVKESGSGVTTCADTKWTEPDLVCKKKDCGTPKLLPHMIFDSSQGTLFGATIRITCETGYQVTGNSYKQCFATGWTGRAKCELVTCDIPAEVANGKRLWESADYPSYGQVIQYTCDDGYTLFGNDTLVCNDIGEYDSEPPECKKKITTTVVTSTPTPPAQDSPATTTAHRVKANTASASSAVSPSLPGVRHSLPAEDKATTASETSTTSFQDMRDDAVDTSRDIGYIPVIVSVVCVLVVACIVVVFIHKFLLRRKGSYDTGEDLKPELLQFQNL; translated from the exons ATGGAAGTTCTACTGGACACCTGTGGACGGCTACGAGTCAGACCTCTGCTGTTAATGTACCTCTTTGTCCTGAAGGCAGCAG ctGACTGTCCCAAACCTCACGGAGGAGAAAACATCGTCCTATCCAATGCAGCACTTCTTATGAACCAGTTTCCGGAAGGTTTGGATGTGACGTTAGAGTGCGCCAACGGATATGTTAAAGAAAGTGGCTCTGGGGTCACGACCTGCGCTGATACTAAGTGGACTGAGCCAGATCTCGTATGCAAAA AGAAGGACTGTGGGACTCCTAAATTGCTGCCGCATATGATCTTTGATTCCAGTCAGGGTACCCTGTTTGGTGCTACAATAAGGATAACATGTGAAACGGG GTACCAGGTTACTGGGAACAGCTACAAACAGTGCTTCGCAACAGGGTGGACCGGAAGAGCAAAGTGTGAAC TTGTAACATGCGATATACCTGCCGAAGTGGCCAACGGCAAACGCTTATGGGAGTCAGCAGACTACCCCTCATATGGACAAGTCATACAATACACCTGTGATGACGGATACACCCTCTTTGGGAACGATACACTTGTGTGCAACGACATTGGTGAATACGATTCTGAGCCTCCTGAATGCAAAA AAAAAATTACAACAACAGTGGTCACGTCAACACCTACACCTCCAGCACAAG ATTCACCTGCCACGACCACAGCTCACAGAGTTAAAGCTAACACAGCGAGTGCATCATCAGCTGTGTCACCTTCACTACCAG GTGTTAGACACTCTTTGCCGGCTGAGGATAAAGCTACTACAGCCAGtgaaacatcaacaacatcatTTCAAG ACATGCGTGATGATGCTGTCGATACCAGCAGGGATATTG GATATATACCTGTTATAGTCAGTGTTGTGTGCGTTTTAGTAG TTGCTTGTATAGTTGTTGTGTTTATACACAAGTTCCTTCTGAGGAGAAAAGG CTCATATGACACCGGAGAAGACCTGAAGCCGGAGTTATTACAGTTCCAAAATCTTTAG
- the im:7151449 gene encoding complement decay-accelerating factor transmembrane isoform isoform X4: protein MEVLLDTCGRLRVRPLLLMYLFVLKAAADCPKPHGGENIVLSNAALLMNQFPEGLDVTLECANGYVKESGSGVTTCADTKWTEPDLVCKKKDCGTPKLLPHMIFDSSQGTLFGATIRITCETGYQVTGNSYKQCFATGWTGRAKCELVTCDIPAEVANGKRLWESADYPSYGQVIQYTCDDGYTLFGNDTLVCNDIGEYDSEPPECKKASTPTDSPATTTAHRVKANTASASSAVSPSLPGVRHSLPAEDKATTASETSTTSFQDMRDDAVDTSRDIGYIPVIVSVVCVLVVACIVVVFIHKFLLRRKGSYDTGEDLKPELLQFQNL from the exons ATGGAAGTTCTACTGGACACCTGTGGACGGCTACGAGTCAGACCTCTGCTGTTAATGTACCTCTTTGTCCTGAAGGCAGCAG ctGACTGTCCCAAACCTCACGGAGGAGAAAACATCGTCCTATCCAATGCAGCACTTCTTATGAACCAGTTTCCGGAAGGTTTGGATGTGACGTTAGAGTGCGCCAACGGATATGTTAAAGAAAGTGGCTCTGGGGTCACGACCTGCGCTGATACTAAGTGGACTGAGCCAGATCTCGTATGCAAAA AGAAGGACTGTGGGACTCCTAAATTGCTGCCGCATATGATCTTTGATTCCAGTCAGGGTACCCTGTTTGGTGCTACAATAAGGATAACATGTGAAACGGG GTACCAGGTTACTGGGAACAGCTACAAACAGTGCTTCGCAACAGGGTGGACCGGAAGAGCAAAGTGTGAAC TTGTAACATGCGATATACCTGCCGAAGTGGCCAACGGCAAACGCTTATGGGAGTCAGCAGACTACCCCTCATATGGACAAGTCATACAATACACCTGTGATGACGGATACACCCTCTTTGGGAACGATACACTTGTGTGCAACGACATTGGTGAATACGATTCTGAGCCTCCTGAATGCAAAA AGGCGTCCACTCCCACAGATTCACCTGCCACGACCACAGCTCACAGAGTTAAAGCTAACACAGCGAGTGCATCATCAGCTGTGTCACCTTCACTACCAG GTGTTAGACACTCTTTGCCGGCTGAGGATAAAGCTACTACAGCCAGtgaaacatcaacaacatcatTTCAAG ACATGCGTGATGATGCTGTCGATACCAGCAGGGATATTG GATATATACCTGTTATAGTCAGTGTTGTGTGCGTTTTAGTAG TTGCTTGTATAGTTGTTGTGTTTATACACAAGTTCCTTCTGAGGAGAAAAGG CTCATATGACACCGGAGAAGACCTGAAGCCGGAGTTATTACAGTTCCAAAATCTTTAG
- the im:7151449 gene encoding complement decay-accelerating factor isoform X1 has product MEVLLDTCGRLRVRPLLLMYLFVLKAAADCPKPHGGENIVLSNAALLMNQFPEGLDVTLECANGYVKESGSGVTTCADTKWTEPDLVCKKKDCGTPKLLPHMIFDSSQGTLFGATIRITCETGYQVTGNSYKQCFATGWTGRAKCELVTCDIPAEVANGKRLWESADYPSYGQVIQYTCDDGYTLFGNDTLVCNDIGEYDSEPPECKKKITTTVVTSTPTPPAQEASTPTDSPATTTAHRVKANTASASSAVSPSLPGVRHSLPAEDKATTASETSTTSFQDMRDDAVDTSRDIGYIPVIVSVVCVLVVACIVVVFIHKFLLRRKGSYDTGEDLKPELLQFQNL; this is encoded by the exons ATGGAAGTTCTACTGGACACCTGTGGACGGCTACGAGTCAGACCTCTGCTGTTAATGTACCTCTTTGTCCTGAAGGCAGCAG ctGACTGTCCCAAACCTCACGGAGGAGAAAACATCGTCCTATCCAATGCAGCACTTCTTATGAACCAGTTTCCGGAAGGTTTGGATGTGACGTTAGAGTGCGCCAACGGATATGTTAAAGAAAGTGGCTCTGGGGTCACGACCTGCGCTGATACTAAGTGGACTGAGCCAGATCTCGTATGCAAAA AGAAGGACTGTGGGACTCCTAAATTGCTGCCGCATATGATCTTTGATTCCAGTCAGGGTACCCTGTTTGGTGCTACAATAAGGATAACATGTGAAACGGG GTACCAGGTTACTGGGAACAGCTACAAACAGTGCTTCGCAACAGGGTGGACCGGAAGAGCAAAGTGTGAAC TTGTAACATGCGATATACCTGCCGAAGTGGCCAACGGCAAACGCTTATGGGAGTCAGCAGACTACCCCTCATATGGACAAGTCATACAATACACCTGTGATGACGGATACACCCTCTTTGGGAACGATACACTTGTGTGCAACGACATTGGTGAATACGATTCTGAGCCTCCTGAATGCAAAA AAAAAATTACAACAACAGTGGTCACGTCAACACCTACACCTCCAGCACAAG AGGCGTCCACTCCCACAGATTCACCTGCCACGACCACAGCTCACAGAGTTAAAGCTAACACAGCGAGTGCATCATCAGCTGTGTCACCTTCACTACCAG GTGTTAGACACTCTTTGCCGGCTGAGGATAAAGCTACTACAGCCAGtgaaacatcaacaacatcatTTCAAG ACATGCGTGATGATGCTGTCGATACCAGCAGGGATATTG GATATATACCTGTTATAGTCAGTGTTGTGTGCGTTTTAGTAG TTGCTTGTATAGTTGTTGTGTTTATACACAAGTTCCTTCTGAGGAGAAAAGG CTCATATGACACCGGAGAAGACCTGAAGCCGGAGTTATTACAGTTCCAAAATCTTTAG